The Longimicrobium sp. sequence GCTCGCACACCTACCCGGCTACTTCACCGCACTCCCGGACTTCGCACTTTCGCACTTTCGCACTCACGCACTTTCGCACTTCCCCTCACACCGACATCACCAGCCGTACATCCGCATCCAGCGCCGCCGCGGCCCGTTCACGCGTCACCCAGCTGACGGCGAAGAACACCAGGATGGAGAGCACCAGCGACAGCCCGCTCACCGTCACCCCGGCGGGGAACGAGTAGACCTTGAAGAACGCCATCGTCTCGAACCCCAGAGTGATCACCAGGCCCGTGCAGATGGAGGCGATGGCGCCCTCCTTCGTGGCACCCTCCCAATTGAGGCCGATGGCCAGCGCGGGAACCAGCGTCGAGGCGAACAGCCCCCATCCGAAGATCCCCAGGAACGCCACCAGCGCGCCCGGCAGCAGGGCCAGCCATGCGGCGAGGATGGAGACGACGACGGTGCTGATGCGGCCCCACTTCAGCTCGTTCTTCACCGTGATCCCCAGCGCCACGGGAATGTCGTGGGTGATGGCCGCCGCGCCGATGTTCATGAAGCTGTTGACGGTGCTCATGATGGCCGCGGCCACGCCCGAAAAGACGAGGGCCGCCAGGAGCACGGGGGTAAAGCGCAGGAGGAAGAACGGCGTGGCGTCGTCCGGCCGCGCCAGGGGCTCCATGCGGCCTTCCACGACGAGCGCCTTCACCGCCACGCCCACGCCGAAGTACAGCAGCATGGTGACGATCAGCGCCAGCGTAACGAGAAGCGGATACCACTTCAGTTTCCGCGGGTCGCGCAGCATGTAGAACTTGTGGATCACGTGCGGCTGGCCCATCGACCCCACGCCGAACACGAAGAACAGCGACAGCGCGGCCACGGCGCCCATCGACCCGAACGGGCCCATGAACGCGGCGTCCGCCGACAGGATCGTGCGGCTGATCCCCTCCATCCCCCCGCCCGTCTTGAGCGTGTAGATGAAGACGAGCACGGAGGCGACGGCCATCAGCGAGCCCTGGAAGACGTCGGTGTACACGCCGGCCAGGATTCCGCCCGCCACCGAGTAGCCGAGCACGATCGCCATCCCGATCCACACGCCCCACGTGAGCCCCGTGCCGAAGATGGCGTCGATCACCAGCCCCAGGGCCAGGATGTTGGTCGCCATGTAGCCGATGACGGCCACGAGGATGGCGACCGCCGACAGCCCCTGCGCGGCGGGCGACCGGTAGCGCGCGCCGATGGCGTCGGGCACGGTGATCAGCCCGCGCACCTCGGCCAGCAGCCTCATGCGCTTCGCCAGCGCCCACGAGGTCATCGATGAAGTGACGGAGGCCGGGAGGATGAGGAACATCGCCCCCAGCCCGGTCGCGTAGACCAGCCCCGGCCCGCCGATGAAGGCGAAGCCCGAGAGGGTGGCGCTCATGGCCGCCAGCGTCAGCGCCGCCAGGCCGATGCCCTCGCCCGCGACGAAGAAGTCGCTGGCCGTGCGCGTCTTGCGCGTGGCCCACACGCCGATGCCCGCAACGATGGCGAAGTAGACG is a genomic window containing:
- a CDS encoding sodium/proline symporter; its protein translation is MMLAILQTSELPRLAQPTIVAVAVVYFAIVAGIGVWATRKTRTASDFFVAGEGIGLAALTLAAMSATLSGFAFIGGPGLVYATGLGAMFLILPASVTSSMTSWALAKRMRLLAEVRGLITVPDAIGARYRSPAAQGLSAVAILVAVIGYMATNILALGLVIDAIFGTGLTWGVWIGMAIVLGYSVAGGILAGVYTDVFQGSLMAVASVLVFIYTLKTGGGMEGISRTILSADAAFMGPFGSMGAVAALSLFFVFGVGSMGQPHVIHKFYMLRDPRKLKWYPLLVTLALIVTMLLYFGVGVAVKALVVEGRMEPLARPDDATPFFLLRFTPVLLAALVFSGVAAAIMSTVNSFMNIGAAAITHDIPVALGITVKNELKWGRISTVVVSILAAWLALLPGALVAFLGIFGWGLFASTLVPALAIGLNWEGATKEGAIASICTGLVITLGFETMAFFKVYSFPAGVTVSGLSLVLSILVFFAVSWVTRERAAAALDADVRLVMSV